The Methylobacterium currus genome contains a region encoding:
- a CDS encoding class I SAM-dependent methyltransferase, giving the protein MSEGLRRDFGGAIPDFYERGMAPVMFGPAAAVTAARVAALAPTRLLETAAGTGQVTRLLAASLPAGTAITATDLAPAMLALAAERLPAGTAVDLRPADAQALPFAEAAFDLVLCQFGVMFFPDRAGAMREAARVLRPGGRFLFTTWDVREANPYARVAADLVVEATGETGVFGLAYGMTSLDEVRALAEAAGFSGFRAEAIRLDAPVPDVGLFAAGLLRGNPTAVLLRERGIEPEPLVSELERRLRGTLGAPATARLQMLSFEAVKPRN; this is encoded by the coding sequence ATGAGCGAAGGCCTTCGGCGCGATTTCGGCGGCGCGATTCCGGATTTCTACGAACGCGGAATGGCGCCGGTGATGTTCGGGCCGGCCGCCGCGGTGACGGCGGCCCGAGTCGCCGCCCTCGCTCCGACGCGTCTGCTCGAGACCGCCGCCGGCACCGGGCAGGTGACCCGGCTCCTCGCGGCGTCCCTGCCGGCCGGGACCGCGATCACCGCCACCGACCTCGCCCCGGCGATGCTGGCCCTCGCCGCCGAGCGCCTGCCTGCCGGCACGGCTGTCGACCTGCGCCCGGCCGATGCCCAGGCGCTGCCCTTCGCGGAGGCCGCCTTCGACCTCGTCCTCTGCCAGTTCGGCGTGATGTTCTTCCCCGACCGTGCCGGTGCGATGCGGGAGGCGGCGCGGGTGCTCCGCCCCGGCGGGCGGTTCCTGTTCACCACCTGGGATGTGCGGGAGGCCAACCCCTACGCGCGGGTCGCGGCCGATCTCGTCGTCGAGGCGACCGGCGAAACCGGGGTCTTCGGCCTCGCCTACGGCATGACGAGCCTCGACGAGGTCCGGGCGCTGGCGGAGGCGGCCGGTTTCTCGGGCTTTCGCGCCGAGGCGATCCGCCTCGACGCGCCGGTGCCGGATGTCGGGCTGTTCGCCGCCGGCCTGCTGCGCGGCAACCCGACCGCCGTGCTCCTGCGCGAGCGCGGGATCGAACCGGAACCGCTGGTCTCGGAGTTGGAGCGCCGGCTTCGCGGGACGCTCGGCGCCCCCGCGACGGCCAGGTTGCAGATGCTGTCCTTCGAGGCGGTGAAGCCCCGGAACTGA
- a CDS encoding ActR/PrrA/RegA family redox response regulator transcription factor — protein MTQYGTLSPEATAGTIPEGDALLNHTDRSLLIVDDDKPFSTRLARAMEARGYRVHVAESVAEGVSAVDAQPPAFAVIDMRLGDGNGLDVIARLKERRPEARGVILTGYGNIATAVTAVKLGAFDYLAKPADADEIHGTLMAEPGERADPPENPMSADRVRWEHIQRVYELCGRNVSETARRLNMHRRTLQRILAKRAPR, from the coding sequence ATGACGCAGTACGGAACACTGAGCCCGGAGGCCACGGCCGGTACGATCCCGGAGGGCGACGCCCTCCTTAACCACACCGACCGCAGCCTTCTGATCGTTGACGACGACAAACCGTTCTCGACCCGTCTCGCCCGGGCCATGGAGGCGCGCGGCTACCGGGTGCACGTGGCGGAAAGCGTCGCCGAGGGTGTCTCGGCGGTCGACGCGCAGCCGCCGGCTTTCGCCGTCATCGACATGCGGCTCGGCGACGGCAACGGCCTCGACGTAATCGCCCGCCTCAAGGAGCGCCGGCCCGAGGCCCGCGGCGTGATCCTGACCGGCTACGGCAACATCGCCACCGCCGTGACCGCGGTGAAGCTCGGCGCCTTCGACTACCTGGCGAAGCCCGCCGACGCCGACGAGATCCACGGCACCCTGATGGCCGAGCCCGGCGAGCGGGCCGACCCGCCCGAGAACCCGATGTCGGCCGACCGGGTGCGCTGGGAGCACATCCAGCGCGTCTACGAATTGTGCGGCCGCAACGTCTCGGAGACGGCGCGCCGGCTCAACATGCACCGGCGTACGCTGCAGCGCATCCTGGCCAAGCGCGCGCCGCGCTGA
- a CDS encoding gamma-glutamyltransferase family protein: MPETPVFSRAACAAPHHLAAEAGRAILEEGGNAVEAMLAMAATIAVVYPHMNGIGGDGFWLIRGPNGVVRTIEACGPAGSLATIRRYRDKGFEAIPERGPDAALTVAGAIGGWALAHGIARDLGGRLPLALLLSDAVRHGREGVPVSPSEARYVPKELDTLHDQPGFRETFLVDGKPPKAGTKRALPALAATLEQLGHAGLEDFYRGDVGREVAADLERAGSPVTRGDMERFRAVSRAPLALKLSGATVYNCPPPSQGLAALMILGLYERLGQIRPETAAHSHGLIEATKRAFRVRDAVVTDFDRLRHDPASFLAPERLEAEAAAIRMDRASPYPVRPVGDGDTVWMGAIDQNGVAVSYIQSVYWEFGSGLVLPGTGITWQNRGLAFSLDPKVVNPLEPGRRPFHTLNPALAVLADGRVMSYGSMGGDGQPQFQAQVFTRYATYGMGVAEAVDAPRFLFGRTWGAESMTVKVEDRFDSSCIAALSRMGHEVEELGGAYSDSLGHAGLLVRHPGNGRVEATHDPRSDGGAAGI; encoded by the coding sequence ATGCCCGAGACTCCCGTCTTCTCCCGCGCCGCCTGCGCGGCTCCCCACCACCTCGCCGCCGAGGCCGGCCGGGCGATCCTCGAAGAGGGCGGCAACGCCGTCGAGGCGATGCTCGCCATGGCGGCGACCATCGCGGTGGTCTACCCCCACATGAACGGCATCGGCGGCGACGGCTTCTGGCTGATCCGCGGCCCGAACGGCGTGGTGCGGACGATCGAGGCCTGCGGCCCGGCCGGCAGCCTGGCGACGATCCGGCGCTACCGCGACAAGGGCTTCGAGGCGATCCCGGAGCGCGGGCCCGACGCCGCCCTGACGGTGGCCGGCGCCATCGGCGGCTGGGCGCTCGCCCACGGCATCGCCCGCGACCTCGGCGGGCGCCTGCCCCTCGCCCTGCTCCTCTCCGACGCGGTCCGGCACGGCCGCGAGGGCGTCCCGGTGTCTCCGTCCGAGGCGCGCTACGTTCCGAAGGAACTCGACACGCTCCACGACCAGCCGGGTTTCCGCGAGACCTTCCTCGTCGACGGCAAGCCGCCGAAGGCCGGGACGAAGCGGGCGCTGCCGGCTCTGGCCGCCACCCTGGAGCAGCTCGGCCATGCCGGGCTGGAGGATTTCTACCGCGGCGATGTCGGCCGCGAGGTCGCCGCCGATCTCGAACGGGCCGGCAGCCCGGTCACCCGCGGCGACATGGAGCGCTTCCGGGCGGTGTCGCGGGCGCCGCTCGCGCTGAAGCTGTCGGGCGCCACGGTCTACAATTGTCCGCCGCCGAGCCAGGGCCTCGCCGCCCTGATGATTCTCGGCCTCTACGAGCGGCTGGGGCAGATCCGCCCCGAGACGGCGGCCCACTCCCATGGCCTGATCGAGGCGACGAAGCGCGCCTTCCGGGTCCGCGACGCGGTCGTGACCGATTTCGACCGCCTGCGCCACGACCCCGCGAGCTTCCTCGCGCCGGAGCGCCTGGAGGCGGAGGCCGCGGCGATCCGCATGGACCGGGCCTCGCCGTACCCGGTGCGCCCGGTCGGCGACGGCGACACGGTGTGGATGGGGGCGATCGACCAGAACGGCGTCGCGGTCTCCTACATCCAGTCGGTCTACTGGGAGTTCGGCTCCGGCCTCGTCCTGCCGGGCACCGGCATCACCTGGCAGAATCGCGGCCTCGCCTTCTCCCTCGATCCGAAGGTGGTCAACCCGCTGGAGCCGGGGCGGCGGCCGTTCCACACCCTCAACCCGGCCCTTGCCGTCCTCGCCGACGGGCGGGTGATGTCCTATGGCAGCATGGGCGGCGACGGGCAGCCGCAATTCCAGGCCCAGGTGTTCACCCGCTACGCCACCTACGGGATGGGCGTCGCCGAGGCGGTGGACGCCCCGCGCTTCCTGTTCGGCCGCACCTGGGGCGCCGAGTCGATGACCGTGAAGGTCGAGGATCGGTTCGACTCGTCCTGCATCGCGGCGCTCTCGCGGATGGGGCACGAGGTCGAGGAGCTGGGTGGCGCCTATAGCGACTCGCTGGGTCACGCCGGCCTCCTGGTGCGCCACCCGGGCAACGGGCGGGTCGAGGCGACGCATGATCCACGCTCGGATGGCGGGGCGGCTGGGATCTAG
- a CDS encoding glycogen/starch/alpha-glucan phosphorylase, with protein sequence MLNEVLLSGRQREEAQREAQAPQDADTSRSWMPQAAPAAPAGDEVTVMRTAILSKLAYALGKTPATARDRDWFVATALALRDRAVAASAISAGIVPPKRVHYLSLEFLIGRLLSDALGNLGVAETVRAALAGLGVDLDAVAGAEPDAALGNGGLGRLAACFMESMASLAIPAYGYGIRYDHGLFRQVIEDGVQREVPETWLAEGNPWEFERADAACEVGFGGDVAMSVQPDGTLRRIWRPAETVRAVPYDTPVIGRGAKHVNALRLWAARAVEPVDLARFNAGDHVGAVAERARVEAISRVLYPSDGTPAGQELRLRQEFFFTSASLQDLVRRHVAERGDLRSLPDHAAIQLNDTHPAIAVPELMRLLVDGHGLSWEDAWHVTTQTLGYTNHTLLPEALETWPVELMERLLPRHMQIIYLINWMHLEEVPKHGASVAQLAEVSLIDESHGKRVRMGHLAFLGARRVNGVSALHTELMRQTVFAPLHALDTDKIVNKTNGITFRRWLHNANPGLTRLAVEAVGAKVLDDPRHLEGLTAFADDAGFQARYAAVRRERKEALARVVEDRTGITLDPDALFDVQIKRIHEYKRQLLNILETVALYQAIKAEPHRDWTPRVKLFAGKAAPSYHQAKLIIRLASDVAKRVNADPDVAGRLTVAFVPNYSVSLAESIIPAADLSEQISTAGLEASGTGNMKLALNGALTIGTLDGANIEIKDHVGAENIFIFGLDAAGVQRVKAEPGYAGRAIAASPRLRGALDLIAAGGFSPEEPGRFRPLVDELTHGDRFLLTADFDDYWRAQREVDAAWRRPRTWWRAAILNTARTAWFSSDRTMRDYAEEIWRVRVG encoded by the coding sequence GTGCTGAACGAAGTTCTTCTGTCCGGTCGCCAGCGCGAAGAGGCTCAGCGGGAGGCGCAAGCCCCGCAGGATGCCGATACGTCGCGCTCCTGGATGCCGCAGGCGGCGCCCGCCGCGCCTGCGGGCGACGAGGTCACGGTGATGCGCACCGCGATCCTGTCGAAGCTCGCCTATGCGCTGGGCAAGACGCCCGCGACCGCCCGCGACCGCGACTGGTTCGTGGCGACGGCGCTGGCCCTGCGCGACCGCGCGGTCGCCGCCAGCGCGATCTCCGCCGGGATCGTGCCGCCCAAGCGCGTGCACTACCTCTCCCTCGAATTCCTGATCGGGCGCCTGCTCTCGGACGCGCTTGGCAATCTCGGCGTCGCCGAGACGGTGCGGGCGGCGCTGGCGGGCCTCGGCGTCGACCTCGACGCGGTGGCGGGCGCCGAGCCCGACGCGGCGCTCGGCAATGGCGGGCTCGGCCGGCTCGCCGCCTGCTTCATGGAGAGCATGGCGAGCCTCGCCATTCCCGCCTACGGCTACGGCATCCGCTACGACCACGGGCTGTTTCGGCAGGTGATCGAGGACGGGGTCCAGCGCGAGGTGCCGGAGACCTGGCTCGCCGAGGGCAACCCGTGGGAGTTCGAGCGGGCGGACGCCGCCTGCGAGGTCGGCTTCGGCGGCGACGTGGCGATGAGCGTGCAGCCGGACGGCACGCTGCGCCGCATCTGGCGCCCGGCCGAGACCGTGCGCGCCGTGCCCTACGACACGCCGGTGATCGGCCGGGGCGCCAAGCACGTCAACGCGCTCCGCCTGTGGGCGGCGCGCGCGGTCGAGCCCGTCGACCTCGCCCGCTTCAATGCCGGCGACCATGTCGGGGCGGTGGCCGAGCGCGCCCGGGTCGAGGCGATCTCGCGGGTGCTCTATCCGAGCGACGGCACGCCGGCCGGCCAGGAACTGCGCCTGCGCCAGGAATTCTTCTTCACCTCGGCCTCGCTCCAGGACCTGGTGCGCCGGCACGTCGCCGAGCGCGGCGACCTGCGCTCGCTGCCCGACCACGCGGCGATCCAGCTCAACGACACCCACCCGGCCATCGCCGTGCCGGAGCTGATGCGGCTCCTCGTCGATGGGCACGGCCTGTCCTGGGAGGATGCCTGGCACGTCACCACCCAGACCCTCGGCTACACCAACCACACCCTTCTGCCGGAGGCCCTGGAGACCTGGCCGGTGGAGCTGATGGAGCGGCTGCTGCCGCGCCACATGCAGATCATCTACCTGATCAACTGGATGCACCTGGAGGAGGTGCCGAAGCACGGTGCCTCGGTCGCGCAGCTCGCCGAGGTCTCGCTGATCGACGAGAGCCACGGCAAGCGGGTGCGGATGGGCCACCTGGCCTTCCTCGGCGCCCGGCGGGTGAACGGCGTCTCGGCCTTGCACACCGAGCTGATGCGCCAGACGGTCTTCGCGCCGCTCCATGCCCTCGACACCGACAAGATCGTCAACAAGACCAACGGCATCACCTTCCGGCGCTGGCTCCACAACGCCAATCCGGGCCTGACCCGGCTCGCCGTCGAGGCGGTCGGCGCGAAGGTGCTCGACGACCCGCGCCACCTCGAGGGCTTGACGGCCTTCGCCGACGATGCCGGCTTCCAGGCGCGCTACGCGGCGGTGCGCCGCGAGCGCAAGGAGGCGCTCGCCCGGGTGGTCGAGGACCGCACCGGCATCACCCTCGATCCGGACGCCCTGTTCGACGTCCAGATCAAGCGCATTCACGAGTACAAGCGCCAGCTCCTCAACATCCTGGAGACGGTCGCGCTCTACCAGGCGATCAAGGCCGAGCCGCACCGCGACTGGACGCCCCGGGTCAAGCTCTTCGCCGGCAAGGCGGCCCCGAGCTACCACCAGGCCAAGCTGATCATCCGGCTCGCCAGCGACGTGGCGAAGCGCGTCAACGCCGATCCGGACGTGGCCGGCCGCCTGACCGTCGCCTTCGTGCCGAACTACTCGGTGAGCCTGGCCGAATCGATCATCCCGGCCGCCGACCTGTCGGAGCAGATCTCGACCGCCGGCCTCGAAGCCTCGGGCACCGGCAACATGAAGCTGGCGCTGAACGGCGCGCTCACCATCGGCACGCTCGACGGCGCCAATATCGAGATCAAGGATCATGTCGGAGCGGAGAACATCTTCATCTTCGGCCTCGACGCGGCGGGCGTGCAGCGGGTGAAGGCCGAGCCGGGCTACGCGGGCCGGGCCATCGCGGCCTCGCCCCGCCTGCGCGGCGCCCTCGACCTGATCGCCGCGGGCGGCTTCTCGCCCGAGGAGCCGGGCCGCTTCCGGCCCCTCGTCGACGAGCTGACCCACGGCGACCGCTTCCTGCTCACCGCCGATTTCGACGATTACTGGCGCGCCCAGCGCGAGGTCGACGCGGCCTGGCGCCGGCCCCGGACTTGGTGGCGCGCGGCGATCCTCAACACCGCCCGCACGGCGTGGTTCTCGTCGGACCGGACGATGCGGGACTACGCCGAGGAGATCTGGCGGGTGCGGGTGGGCTGA
- a CDS encoding alpha-amylase family glycosyl hydrolase produces MTEDAKPAHLLAGELWWKAGIVYQVYPRSFQDTNGDGVGDLRGVTARLDYLAWLGVDALWLSPVCRSPMADYGYDVSDYCDIDPLFGTLADFDALVAEAHRRRLRVIMDFVPNHTSQEHPWFCEARSSRDNPKRDWYIWRDPAPDGGPPNNWISNFGGPAWTLDPATGQYYYHAFLREQPDLNWRNPQVRAAMHDVLRFWLDRGVDGFRVDVIWHLMKDEALRDNPMNPDYVPGEPEINTLVQLYSADQPEVMQVIAEMRAVLDEYDARVLIGEIYLPLERLVAYYGVDLSGAHLPFNFQLIQTPWHAASVARLIADYEAALPEGGWPNWVLGNHDQPRIAARVGEAQARVAAVLLLTLRGTPTLYYGDEIGLGRVPIPPERVRDPWEHNEPGRGRDPERTPMQWAPGPQAGFSTVEPWLPLDPAAQTRNVEVLRDDPNSILTLHRRLIALRRDHPALGIGAYRAVSLSGDVLVYDRLHGDELIRVALNFGHEACKIPVPSEPAREGLAWEVLLSSAGGRRGEVPQEGHFALAGDEALVLIRRAPAANGSTHPLPA; encoded by the coding sequence ATGACCGAGGACGCGAAGCCCGCACACCTGCTGGCGGGTGAGCTGTGGTGGAAGGCGGGAATCGTCTATCAGGTCTATCCGCGCTCGTTCCAGGACACGAACGGCGACGGCGTCGGCGACCTCAGGGGCGTGACCGCCCGGCTCGACTACCTGGCCTGGCTCGGGGTCGACGCCCTGTGGCTGTCGCCGGTCTGCCGCTCGCCGATGGCGGATTACGGCTACGACGTCTCGGATTACTGCGACATCGACCCGCTCTTCGGCACGCTCGCCGATTTCGACGCCCTGGTGGCCGAGGCGCATCGCCGACGCCTGCGGGTGATCATGGATTTCGTGCCGAACCACACCTCGCAAGAGCATCCGTGGTTCTGCGAGGCGCGGTCCTCGCGCGACAACCCGAAGCGCGACTGGTACATCTGGCGCGACCCGGCCCCCGATGGCGGCCCGCCGAACAACTGGATCAGCAACTTCGGCGGCCCGGCCTGGACCCTCGATCCGGCGACCGGGCAATACTATTACCACGCCTTCCTGCGCGAGCAGCCGGACCTGAACTGGCGCAACCCGCAGGTGCGCGCCGCGATGCACGACGTGCTGCGCTTCTGGCTCGACCGTGGCGTCGACGGGTTCCGGGTCGACGTGATCTGGCACTTGATGAAGGACGAGGCGCTTCGCGACAATCCGATGAACCCGGATTACGTGCCGGGCGAGCCCGAGATCAACACCCTCGTCCAGCTCTACTCCGCCGACCAGCCCGAGGTGATGCAGGTGATCGCCGAGATGCGAGCCGTGCTGGACGAGTACGACGCGCGGGTGCTGATCGGCGAGATCTACCTGCCGCTGGAGCGGCTGGTGGCGTATTACGGCGTCGACCTGTCGGGGGCGCATCTTCCGTTCAACTTCCAGCTGATCCAGACGCCCTGGCACGCCGCTTCCGTGGCGCGGCTGATCGCCGACTACGAGGCGGCCCTGCCCGAAGGCGGCTGGCCGAACTGGGTGCTCGGCAACCACGACCAGCCCCGCATCGCCGCGCGGGTCGGCGAGGCGCAGGCCCGGGTGGCCGCCGTGCTGCTCCTCACCCTGCGGGGCACCCCGACCCTCTATTACGGCGACGAGATCGGGCTCGGCCGGGTGCCGATCCCGCCCGAGCGCGTGCGCGACCCCTGGGAGCACAATGAGCCCGGCCGCGGCCGCGACCCGGAGCGCACGCCGATGCAATGGGCGCCGGGGCCGCAAGCCGGCTTCTCCACCGTCGAGCCCTGGCTGCCCCTCGACCCGGCAGCCCAGACCCGCAACGTCGAGGTGCTGCGCGACGATCCGAACTCGATCCTGACCCTGCACCGGCGCCTGATCGCGCTCCGGCGCGACCACCCGGCGCTCGGCATCGGGGCCTACCGGGCAGTGTCCTTGTCCGGCGACGTTCTCGTCTACGACCGCCTGCACGGCGACGAGCTGATCCGGGTCGCGCTCAATTTCGGGCACGAAGCTTGCAAGATCCCAGTGCCCTCCGAACCGGCGAGGGAGGGGCTTGCCTGGGAGGTGCTGCTGTCGAGCGCCGGCGGCCGGCGCGGCGAGGTCCCGCAGGAGGGGCACTTCGCACTTGCGGGAGACGAGGCCCTAGTGCTGATCCGGCGCGCTCCGGCGGCGAACGGCTCGACACACCCTTTACCCGCCTAA
- a CDS encoding glucan biosynthesis protein, translating to MIDRRTLLAGAALLLGSGPEVLSAELPLGRPEAFGFDALKARVRELAGRAYAPPAIPDRDVLQAIDYDAHGKLKYKPDHALWAEGPSAFPVTFFHLGRYFQKPVRMHVVEGGQAREIIYDPAAFEMPADSPARRLPPNPGFAGFRFQESRGGPLDWRRNDWVAFLGASYFRAIGELYQYGLSARGLALDTVMPDRPEEFPDFTHVWFETPAPDSDTVTVLALLDGPSAAGAYRFRMRRTKSVVMDIEASLHMRKDVGRFGLAPLTSMYWFSETAKPTATDWRPEVHDSDGLALWTGTGERIWRPLRNPPRTMVSAFSDERPRGFGLMQRDRLFDHYQDGVYYDRRPSLWVEPLGDWGKGSVQLVENATDDEIHDNVVAMWVPAEPARAGSSHDLAYRLHWVADEPYPSNLARCVATREGNGGQAGTDRPKGVRKFVVEFLGEPLGRLPAGVKPEPVLTASRGTFPLARTEAVPDDVPGHWRAEFDLAVTGAEPVELRLFLRRGDETLSETWTYQYIPAA from the coding sequence ATGATCGACCGCCGTACGCTGCTTGCCGGCGCCGCGCTCCTGCTCGGCTCCGGCCCCGAGGTGCTGTCCGCCGAGCTGCCATTGGGCAGGCCCGAGGCCTTCGGCTTCGATGCCCTCAAGGCCCGGGTGCGGGAGCTGGCCGGCCGCGCTTACGCCCCGCCGGCGATCCCCGACCGCGACGTGCTCCAGGCGATCGACTACGACGCCCACGGCAAGCTGAAATACAAGCCCGACCACGCGCTGTGGGCCGAGGGCCCGAGCGCCTTCCCGGTCACCTTCTTCCATCTCGGCCGCTACTTCCAGAAGCCGGTGCGGATGCACGTGGTCGAGGGCGGGCAGGCGCGCGAGATCATCTACGATCCGGCGGCCTTCGAGATGCCGGCGGACTCGCCGGCCCGGCGCCTGCCGCCGAATCCGGGCTTCGCGGGGTTCCGCTTCCAGGAAAGCCGCGGCGGCCCGCTCGACTGGCGCCGCAACGACTGGGTGGCGTTCCTCGGCGCCTCGTATTTCCGGGCGATCGGCGAGCTGTACCAATACGGCCTGTCGGCCCGCGGGCTCGCCCTCGACACGGTGATGCCGGACCGGCCGGAGGAATTCCCGGACTTCACCCATGTCTGGTTCGAGACCCCGGCGCCGGATTCCGACACCGTCACGGTGCTGGCGCTCCTCGACGGCCCCTCGGCGGCCGGCGCCTACCGGTTCCGCATGCGCCGCACCAAGTCGGTGGTGATGGACATCGAGGCGAGCCTGCACATGCGCAAGGATGTCGGCCGCTTCGGCCTGGCGCCCCTGACCTCGATGTACTGGTTCTCCGAAACCGCCAAGCCGACGGCGACCGACTGGCGTCCGGAGGTGCACGATTCCGACGGCCTCGCGCTCTGGACCGGCACCGGCGAGCGGATTTGGCGCCCTCTGCGCAACCCGCCCCGCACCATGGTCTCGGCCTTCTCCGACGAGCGCCCGCGCGGCTTCGGGCTGATGCAGCGCGACCGGCTGTTCGACCACTACCAGGACGGCGTCTACTACGACCGCCGGCCCTCGCTCTGGGTCGAGCCGCTCGGCGACTGGGGCAAGGGCAGCGTGCAGCTGGTCGAGAACGCCACCGACGACGAGATCCACGACAACGTGGTGGCGATGTGGGTGCCGGCCGAACCGGCCCGCGCCGGATCCTCGCACGACCTCGCCTATCGCCTGCATTGGGTTGCGGACGAGCCCTATCCGAGCAACCTCGCGCGCTGCGTCGCCACCCGGGAGGGCAATGGCGGCCAGGCCGGCACCGACCGGCCGAAGGGCGTGCGCAAGTTCGTGGTGGAATTCCTCGGCGAGCCCCTGGGCCGGCTGCCTGCCGGGGTGAAGCCCGAGCCGGTGCTGACCGCGTCCCGCGGCACCTTCCCGCTCGCCCGCACCGAGGCGGTGCCGGACGACGTGCCGGGCCACTGGCGGGCCGAGTTCGACCTCGCGGTAACGGGCGCGGAGCCGGTGGAGCTGCGGCTGTTCCTGCGCCGGGGCGACGAGACCCTGAGCGAGACCTGGACGTATCAGTATATTCCGGCGGCGTGA
- the glgA gene encoding glycogen synthase GlgA, with the protein MTFPASARSASQAPTLPSDSSPRGAVEALRGSLKPRILYATPEMADFVKTGGLGEVAASLPRALRQHYDVRILIPGYRQVVDRHPEIMVVAHLAGSADMPPCDLGLIETGDGLPVYVILCSALYERDGSPYGDQGIDFPDNDLRFGRLSLAAAEIAQGIDPEWRADLLHLNDWQTALAPAYLAWRGQRVPSVLTIHNLAYQGLFSWENLGRLGVPESAFQIDGVEFYGKLSFLKAGLFYASHVTTVSETYAHEITTPEFGCGLDGLLRTRAHQGRLAGILNGIDESWDPRTDPHLATRFEPDDWKGKRANADAVRTRFGLGVSRGPLFAIVSRLVHQKGVDLTLAAAESIVAEGGQLVVTGQGEPRFEAAFLDLARRHPGSVGVRVGFEETDAHRMFAGSDFLLMPSRFEPCGLAQMYAQRFGSLPIAHRTGGLADTVEDGVTGFLFGESSLKGLSGAIRRAFDVFASKRRLGAMRRNAMAREFGWDRAADGYSSLYTRVVGNGADLMRGRAAA; encoded by the coding sequence ATGACATTTCCGGCGTCGGCACGGTCGGCTTCACAGGCGCCGACTCTGCCGTCAGACAGTTCCCCCAGGGGAGCCGTCGAGGCGTTGCGCGGCTCGCTCAAGCCGCGGATCCTCTATGCCACGCCGGAGATGGCCGATTTCGTGAAGACCGGCGGCCTCGGCGAGGTCGCGGCCTCCCTGCCCCGGGCCCTGCGCCAGCACTACGACGTCCGCATCCTGATTCCGGGCTACCGCCAGGTCGTCGACCGCCACCCCGAGATCATGGTGGTCGCGCATCTCGCCGGCAGCGCCGACATGCCTCCCTGCGACCTCGGCCTGATCGAGACCGGCGACGGCCTGCCGGTCTACGTCATCCTCTGCTCGGCCCTCTACGAGCGCGACGGCTCGCCCTACGGCGACCAGGGCATCGATTTCCCGGACAACGACCTGCGCTTCGGTCGCCTCAGCCTCGCCGCGGCGGAGATCGCGCAGGGGATCGATCCCGAATGGCGCGCCGACCTGCTGCACCTCAACGACTGGCAGACGGCGCTCGCCCCGGCCTACCTGGCCTGGCGCGGCCAGCGCGTGCCGAGCGTGCTCACCATCCACAACCTCGCCTATCAGGGCCTGTTCTCGTGGGAGAATCTCGGCCGCCTCGGCGTGCCGGAGAGCGCCTTCCAGATCGACGGGGTCGAGTTCTACGGCAAGCTGTCCTTCCTGAAGGCCGGCCTGTTCTACGCCTCGCACGTCACCACGGTGAGCGAGACCTACGCCCACGAGATCACCACGCCGGAATTCGGCTGCGGCCTCGACGGGCTCCTGCGCACCCGCGCCCACCAGGGCCGGCTCGCCGGCATCCTCAACGGCATCGACGAGAGCTGGGATCCCCGCACCGATCCGCACCTCGCCACCCGCTTCGAGCCCGATGACTGGAAGGGCAAGCGCGCCAATGCCGACGCGGTGCGCACCCGCTTCGGCCTCGGCGTCTCGCGCGGGCCCCTCTTTGCCATCGTGTCGCGGCTCGTGCACCAGAAGGGCGTCGACCTGACGCTCGCCGCCGCCGAATCGATCGTCGCCGAGGGCGGCCAGCTCGTGGTGACCGGCCAGGGCGAGCCGCGCTTCGAGGCCGCCTTCCTCGACCTCGCCCGGCGTCATCCCGGCTCGGTCGGGGTGCGGGTCGGCTTCGAGGAGACCGACGCCCACCGGATGTTCGCCGGCAGCGACTTCCTGCTGATGCCGTCGCGCTTCGAGCCCTGCGGCCTCGCCCAGATGTACGCCCAGCGCTTCGGCTCCCTGCCGATCGCCCACCGCACCGGCGGCCTCGCCGACACGGTCGAGGACGGCGTCACCGGCTTCCTGTTCGGCGAGTCCTCGCTCAAGGGCCTGAGCGGCGCGATCCGCCGCGCCTTCGACGTCTTCGCCTCGAAGCGCCGCCTCGGCGCGATGCGCCGCAACGCCATGGCCCGCGAGTTCGGCTGGGACAGGGCTGCCGACGGCTATTCCTCGCTCTATACCCGCGTCGTCGGCAACGGGGCCGACCTGATGCGCGGCCGCGCGGCGGCCTGA